The following is a genomic window from Chitinophaga caseinilytica.
AACCATCGAGCATCACGCTGCTGGCGGCCTGTTCGATGGCGATGATGGCGAAACCCTCGGCCTTGAGGGCTTCCACGGCTTCCACGGTAGAAGCGAAATACTGCCATTCAACCGTATCGGTGGCGCCCAGCGCGGTTTTCTGAATGTCGCGGTGCGGGGGAACGGGCGTGTACCCGCACAGGGCGACGCCCTGGAGAAGGAACGCGTCGGCCGTCCGGAACACGGAACCTACGTTGTGCATGCTTCGTACATTATCCAATACCACTACGAGCGGCGTCTTGTCTGCCGCCTTGAATTCCGCGACCGATTTCCGGCCAAGCTCGTCCATTTGTAACTTCCGCATGCCGCAAAGATACTTCAAGGGGGCATATTGCCCTCATTTTTTCCACCGTCCATCGCCCTTCGCCTCCGGCGCCCTATATTTGCCGCATGGCTAAAAGCAAAACGGAAGAAACGCCCCTGATGCAGCAGCACAACGCCATCAAAGCCCGGTATCCGGATGCCGTGCTGCTTTTCAGGGTGGGAGATTTTTATGAAACGTTCAACCAGGACGCCGTTATCGCGTCGAAAGTACTCGGTATCGTGCTCACCAAAAGGGCCAACGGCTCCGCTTCGTTCGTGGACCTGGCCGGTTTCCCGCACCATTCGCTGGACTCCTACCTCCACAAACTCGTAAAAGCCGGGCATCGCGTGGCGGTGTGCGACCAGCTGGAAGACCCGAAAACCGTGAAGGGCATCGTGAAGCGCGGGGTGACCGAAATGGTGACGCCCGGCGTGGCCGTCAACGATAAAATCCTCGAAAACAGCCAGAACAACTTCCTGGCCGCCGTTCATTTCGGGGGAGACGTGACCGGCGTGGCTTTCCTCGATATTTCCACCGGCGAGTTCTACATCGCGCAGGGCAGCCTTGAATATATCGACAAATTGCTGCAATCGTTCCGCCCCGCAGAAGTCATCTTCGCGCGGCAACAGCAGAAGCATTTCCGGCAAACGTTCGGGTCGAGGTTTTATACCTATAACCTCGACGAGTGGATTTTCACGGGCACCTACGCCCGCGAGATCCTGCTCAAGCATTTCGAAACGCATAACCTGAAAGGGTTCGGTGTGGAGGAACTGGGTGAAGCGATCATCGCCGCAGGCGCCACCATGCATTATCTCAAAGACACTGAGCATCCCAACCTGCAGCATATTACCAGCTTGCAGCGCATCGACCAGGATGATTTCCTGTGGATGGACCGCTTTACCATCCGCAACCTCGAGCTGCTGCAAAGCACCGTGGAGCAAGGGAAATCGCTCATCGGCACGCTCGACCATACGCTTACGCCCATGGGCGCGCGCCTGCTCAAACGCTGGATCGTGTTCCCCCTTCGCGACATTCAGAAGATCAACGAAAGGCTCGATGCCGTGGAAACCCTCATCCGCGAAACCGACCTCACCCATAAATTACAACTGCACCTCCGCAACGTGGGCGACCTCGAAAGGCTGGTGTCCAAAATCCCGCTCCGCAAGATCAATCCGCGCGAAGTGATGCAGCTGGCCAGGGCGCTGAAAGAAGTGGAAGACGTTTCCGCCCTCCTCGGCGACGTGCAAGACCCCATGCTGCGGCAGTTACAGGAACAGCTCGATCCCTGCAGGCCTATCCTGGACAGGATTTTGCAGCAGATTTCCGATAACCCGCCCGTGCTGGCTAACAAAGGCGGCGTGATCCGCGAAGGGGTAGACGCTACGCTCGACGATCTCCGCGCCATCGCCTCCAGCGGCAAGGAATACCTGCTCCGCATCCAGCAGCAGGAATCCGAGGCAACGGGGATCCCTTCCCTCAAAGTGGCGTTCAACAACGTGTTCGGGTATTATCTCGAAGTGACCAACACGCACAAGAACAAGGTGCCCGACAACTGGATCCGCAAGCAAACCCTCGCCAACGCCGAACGTTACATCACGCCGGAGCTGAAGGAATATGAAGAGAAAATCGTAGGCGCGGAAGATAAGATCATGGCGCTGGAAATACAGCTGTACGATGCGCTGATCCTCGCCCTGCAGGAATTCATCGTGCCCGTGCAGCGCAACGCACAGGCCCTTGCGCGGCTCGACTGCCTCCATTGCTTCGCGCATAACGCCGTGCAGTTCAAATACCGCCGGCCGGTGGTGAACGACGGTTTCCAGCTGAACATTACCGAAGGCCGCCACCCCGTGATCGAACAGGGATTGCCGCCGGGGGAAAGCTACGTCAACAACGATCTGTTGCTCGATCACGAGCAGCAGCAGGTGATCATCCTCACCGGGCCCAACATGTCGGGTAAATCGGCATTGCTGCGGCAAACGGCGCTCATCACGCTCATGGCGCACATGGGCAGTTTCGTGCCTGCCAGCGCGGCGGAAATCGGGCTGACCGACAAAATATTCACCCGCGTCGGCGCGAGCGACAATCTCAGCGGCGGGGAATCGACCTTCATGGTGGAGATGAACGAAACGGCGAGCATCATCAACAACATTTCGCCGCGCAGCCTCATCATCCTCGACGAGATCGGCCGGGGAACGAGCACCTACGACGGGATTTCCATCGCCTGGAGCATCGTGGAGTACCTGCACGATATGACGGAACACCGTCCCAAAACCCTTTTCGCCACGCACTACCACGAACTGAACGAACTGGAGAACACGCATTCCCGCGTGAAAAACTTCCATATCACCAATAAAGAAGTCGGCAACAAGATCATCTTCCTCCGGAAACTGGCGCCGGGCGGCAGCAGCCAAAGCTTCGGTATCCACGTGGCCCGTATCGCCGGGATGCCGCCACAGCTCATCAAGCGGGCAAATGAAATCCTCTCCCAGCTGGAAAGCCAGCATATCGAGGCGCCCATGGAGCAGATCGCCGCGCCGGTGCAGAAGATGCAGCTCAGCATTTTCGATTCGCACAGCGATACGTTCAAGGCCATCCGTGAAAAGCTCAGCGAGATGGACATCAACCGCCTCACGCCCGTGCAGGCTTTGATGAAACTGAGCGAGATCAAGGACATGCTGCAATAATCCTTTTCGACCGAACGCATAAAGGGGCGACTAAGAAATTAGTCGCCCCTTGCTTTTTGAACGGCAGCTGTAATAATTCCGGCCGTACCTTAAAAAAGCAGGGGCCGGCTTTTCAGCCGGCCCCTGTATGCATTGTCTACAATTCACTTATCTTATTCGTAGTTGTAATTGTCCCAATACGGTTTAACGCCTCTCAGTGCGGTAGGCACCCAGAATATCGGGGTGGTGAAGTTATCCTGGCTCTTAACGGTAGCGTAGTTGTCAGGATTGGTCTGCTGCTCTGAAGTAGGATATCTCAAACGTTCCGGGAGCGGCTTCATCACTTTGGCGTTGAAGGTCATGGGCTCCAGTTTGGGATGGCGCGTCCTTCTCAATTCTGCCCATAATTCGTAAGGGCACATGAGGTTCAGGTGGATATACTTCTGCTGCATGATCAATTCCATCTTATCCTCTACGTTCCCTCTGCTGTTGAACCTGGTAACAATGGAGTCAGCAAAGGTACCGATAACAGCTGCGGAAGGTTTGGCAGGATGCATAATCGGATTTCCTGCGGCAAAGGGGCTGTTCTTGTTCAGCGTATACCAGAAATCCGTGGAATGGCTGATCGCGTCTTTAATATGCTCTGCGGCCGTTTTCCCGGTTGCGCCGAGATTTTTGAGGGCCACTTCCGATAACAACAGGTCCGTTTCCGCCAACGACATCATATACACCGGAAATGTTTCGTTACGTGCAAACGTAGCGAGGCTATACATGGAACGGGAGTTCTGTTTCAAGTGCTCGGCCAATTCGCCATACGGGCCGCCGGTATAATACCTTTCGCCGGCAACATAGGCAGCTTTCTGGCCATCAGCGTTCATGTTTACGCCACGATAGTCCAATATAGCCGGAATGGCAGTAAATTCGCTGAACTTCGTAGGCATTGCCAGAACGGGCAGCCGCGGGTCGTCGATACCCGGCTCGTAACGGGGATTGTTCCGGCTAATCCTCCGCATGATAATATCGGGGATGAATGTGGCGGGCCAGCCTTCGCTGATACCGCGGATCCATTCGCCGCCACCATTGCCCATCAAAGCATATGGCATGGCCCATACCTGGTCTGCCGTGGGAAGATTTTTCTTGGAAAGTACATCCTGGATATGCCCTTTGGCAAACGCTTCCTCAACTCCTGAAATCCTTACTGCAAATTTCAGCCGGATGGCATTGATGTATTGCACCCATGCGTTTACATCGCCACGGAACGCAATATCCTGTGTATTGAATACTGCTTTCGCGGATACGGACATTTTATCATATTCCCCGGGCAGCTCATTTGATATTTTTTTCAGCTCATCCAACACGCTTTTATAGATTTCCTTCGGATCGTCATATTTGGGGAAAAACAGCCTGTCTTTGCCCTTGAACGCTTCCGAGTAGGGAATACCATTATAAAAGTCAACCGCCAGCAACGCCGCATAATCCTTCATCACGGTTGTAAGCGAGTAGTAGATCTTGTTATCGTCCAGCTCGGCGCCAGTTACCGTTGCGATATTGTCTTTAATAACGGCCCACGCGTTTACGCTGCCGTAGAAGGCGCCCAGCCTGTTCTGCCAAAGCTGGTTTTCGGAACCGAAGGCCGTAGTGCCGGTAAGGTCGTCGAAAGTCGAGAACCAGGCGTACCGGTCGGTAATATAGCGCTGACATACCTGTGAGTAACCGGCAACGCCCATCGAACCGGTGCCAGCCAGCTCCCACCACCATTCGCCATAATCCTGCACATACAGCTTCCAGGAGTAGAGGGTTTTGGTGAACATCCCGGCAAACAGGTTACCGGTTTTGTCATAGTTTTCCGGGTTGGGGAATTCTTTTTCAAGCGACTTCTTGCAAGACGAAAGCGCTATTGAAAATGCAATTATCCCTATGATTATCTTTTTCATGATTTTCCTTTTGAAGCTTTTTAGAAACTAACATTTACACCGAAACTGAAGGACCTGATAGAGGGATAGAATGAATTCTCGATATATCCCTGTGCACCCAAAGCTCCTTCCGGATCTACGTTGGGCAAGGTCTTATAAATATATCCCAGGTTTCTTGCTGCAGCAGTCAGCGAAAGTTTCTGCAACTTCAGCATATTCGAAACTCTCTTGGGCAGTGCGTATTCGAGGGAAAGCTCGCGCAGTTTGATGTAATCGTTTTTGAACAGGCGGTCCGGAGGCCAGGAAGTGCCAAGGTCGTTGATATAGGTCTGGTAGTAAGACGGAGCGCTGATGATGCGATCGTTCTTTTCAAAAGTGGTAGAACCGCCCGTAGTCACTTCCTTCATGCCATCCAGCACGATACCGTCGTGGTAAACGATACCATCGCGTGCATTACCGGGAGCCGGTTTATTGTGTTCCCATTTCACATTGGCGCCGGAAGTATTATCTACGTAATAGGCCAATCCACCGGATGCTTCATCCCTGCCGGCAACCGATGCCTTGATCACGCCCGTACCCATGAGGTAGTTGTTAGTGTAGGAGAAGATGGTGCCACCGAATTTGTAATCGATGCCGATATGGAAATTGAAGCCTTTAAACGAGAAGTCGCTGTACAAACCGCCAAACACTTTGGGGTTTACGTTCCTGCCGGTGTTGGTCACCTGATCGCTCAGTGCATACAAACCATTTTCGCCAACGATCTTGTTGCCATCGGGTGTG
Proteins encoded in this region:
- a CDS encoding RNA methyltransferase, giving the protein MRKLQMDELGRKSVAEFKAADKTPLVVVLDNVRSMHNVGSVFRTADAFLLQGVALCGYTPVPPHRDIQKTALGATDTVEWQYFASTVEAVEALKAEGFAIIAIEQAASSVMLDGFQPADKPLALVFGNEVSGVDPAVMQLADGCIEIPQLGMKHSLNISVSTGIVIWDLFCKLTKAQ
- the mutS gene encoding DNA mismatch repair protein MutS, translated to MAKSKTEETPLMQQHNAIKARYPDAVLLFRVGDFYETFNQDAVIASKVLGIVLTKRANGSASFVDLAGFPHHSLDSYLHKLVKAGHRVAVCDQLEDPKTVKGIVKRGVTEMVTPGVAVNDKILENSQNNFLAAVHFGGDVTGVAFLDISTGEFYIAQGSLEYIDKLLQSFRPAEVIFARQQQKHFRQTFGSRFYTYNLDEWIFTGTYAREILLKHFETHNLKGFGVEELGEAIIAAGATMHYLKDTEHPNLQHITSLQRIDQDDFLWMDRFTIRNLELLQSTVEQGKSLIGTLDHTLTPMGARLLKRWIVFPLRDIQKINERLDAVETLIRETDLTHKLQLHLRNVGDLERLVSKIPLRKINPREVMQLARALKEVEDVSALLGDVQDPMLRQLQEQLDPCRPILDRILQQISDNPPVLANKGGVIREGVDATLDDLRAIASSGKEYLLRIQQQESEATGIPSLKVAFNNVFGYYLEVTNTHKNKVPDNWIRKQTLANAERYITPELKEYEEKIVGAEDKIMALEIQLYDALILALQEFIVPVQRNAQALARLDCLHCFAHNAVQFKYRRPVVNDGFQLNITEGRHPVIEQGLPPGESYVNNDLLLDHEQQQVIILTGPNMSGKSALLRQTALITLMAHMGSFVPASAAEIGLTDKIFTRVGASDNLSGGESTFMVEMNETASIINNISPRSLIILDEIGRGTSTYDGISIAWSIVEYLHDMTEHRPKTLFATHYHELNELENTHSRVKNFHITNKEVGNKIIFLRKLAPGGSSQSFGIHVARIAGMPPQLIKRANEILSQLESQHIEAPMEQIAAPVQKMQLSIFDSHSDTFKAIREKLSEMDINRLTPVQALMKLSEIKDMLQ
- a CDS encoding SusD/RagB family nutrient-binding outer membrane lipoprotein translates to MKKIIIGIIAFSIALSSCKKSLEKEFPNPENYDKTGNLFAGMFTKTLYSWKLYVQDYGEWWWELAGTGSMGVAGYSQVCQRYITDRYAWFSTFDDLTGTTAFGSENQLWQNRLGAFYGSVNAWAVIKDNIATVTGAELDDNKIYYSLTTVMKDYAALLAVDFYNGIPYSEAFKGKDRLFFPKYDDPKEIYKSVLDELKKISNELPGEYDKMSVSAKAVFNTQDIAFRGDVNAWVQYINAIRLKFAVRISGVEEAFAKGHIQDVLSKKNLPTADQVWAMPYALMGNGGGEWIRGISEGWPATFIPDIIMRRISRNNPRYEPGIDDPRLPVLAMPTKFSEFTAIPAILDYRGVNMNADGQKAAYVAGERYYTGGPYGELAEHLKQNSRSMYSLATFARNETFPVYMMSLAETDLLLSEVALKNLGATGKTAAEHIKDAISHSTDFWYTLNKNSPFAAGNPIMHPAKPSAAVIGTFADSIVTRFNSRGNVEDKMELIMQQKYIHLNLMCPYELWAELRRTRHPKLEPMTFNAKVMKPLPERLRYPTSEQQTNPDNYATVKSQDNFTTPIFWVPTALRGVKPYWDNYNYE